ATATGCAGGGTAACATCCTGCAGGTCGAAAAACTTCAGCAGCACCACCCGCGTGCCGGCGGTGGCTATGAGGTGGGCCAGGTAAATGGGCATTGATAAGCGCCCGATATAAATCAGCCAGGCTTGGGGCTTCCAGCGATCGAGCATCTCGCCGACGGCGAGGGTGGCAAAAATTCCGAGCAGGGCTACGTGGGTCCACTGCGGGTAGACGCCGATCACCGGGTGAGTCTCGATGCGCAGGGGCGTGACCATCATCCACATGTAGTGGGCGCAGGCCACGGCAAACAGTCCCACCAGGGCGAGCGCCTGCCGGGGGGGCATGCGCTCAAGTATCGACGCTGCCTTCCCGGCAAGGGCCACACCCACGGCAAAATAGATGTAGTGGCCAAGGCACTTGTCGAGAATGCCCAGGTGAAATCCTGTCTGTGCCACCTGCAACGCCATCGCAACGGCCAGGTGTAACCAGGTGGGGAGCCGGGCAAGCAGCACGTAAAGCAAAAAGCAGAACATCAACACGTAGAGAAACCACAGCTGCTGTATGGGATCCCAGGCGATGCTTGCCACCCTCTCCAGGGTCATGGGCTGATTTGCGTAAGCCCCCAGTACCGAGCGGGCACCCGCCAGCACGACAGACCACAGCAGGTAGGGATACAGGATTGCCCACAACTTGCCGCGCGTGTAGGACCACAGCCCCCGGTCAAGAGACCGTCGGGCGAACAGGCCCGATAACAGGAAAAACATGGGCATTATGAAAGAAGTGATGCCCACGTAGTAGTAGGTGCCGAACGGTTCGGGCATCGGCAGGGTACTGCCCTGTACGCCGGCAGCGCTGTGCACGTTGACGACGAGCAATATTGCTACGCCTCGGCCGTAGTCGGCCCAGTGCAATCGTTGATTGGCTGATGCGGCGCTCACCCTTAAAAAGTTAGCCGTCTTTTACCCGGCGGGCAACGGGCTACTGCCCGTTTTCTGCCGCCCGGTTGTTATCGGCCTGCCTGCTTATGCCCTTGCGGGCTTCTCAGCGGGTACCCGTGAGCAGACCGGCTATGGTCCACCAGTCCTCGCTCACCGACTGGGGAGCCTCCGGCCCTATGTCGAGATACCAACCGGTCTCCTCGGGAAACTGCATTCCCGGTATGGCCGCGCGCGTGCCGTGCATGAGCTGCATGTCTATCACGGTAAAGGCGTACACGAACAGCCGCTCGCGATCGTACTCGTAGTCGGTGTTGGGGTTGGGTTTTTTCGAGTAGCGGGTGCTCAGCAACACGCTCTTCCACAACTGCTCGCCGCGGTCGTACATGTCGGCGTAAGGAACCATGAAGATTTCCTTGTCCACGTAGATGATGCGCTTGGAGTACGCGTAGCTGGGAATCAGCGGCTTGCCCTCGATGATGTAGACCTCGGGCCTGACTTCCCAGTTCTCGCAGTAGGTCAGGCCGCCGTCGCGCTCGCAGACCTTGGGCGGGAGGTTTTCGCCGTGAAACGAAGCCAGCGCCGGCTTGACGCCCAGCAGCTTCCAGTCAAATTCGCCCACGTTACCGCGAAATCCACCGTAGCTGTCCTGGTCGATGTCCTGTCCGAAAAGAGCGTCGCTACGCTGCGCGCTCGACATGCGTCGTACCCGTCGAATCATGGGTATGTACAGCCACGTGTCGTCCATGCGCGCGGTGTCCTTGTAGCGAAACAACACCGTGCCCACGCCCCTGAGGTCGAAGGGCTCGATGAGCGGGTACATACCGCGCTTGGTCAGCACCTCGTCGTGGTTGTCGGTGATGGCCGGCATGGGCTCGTGCACCAGGCGGCCCTCGTACTTGAGCATGCGAATCCAGTCGGCGATGAAGTGCCGCTCCACGCTGTAGTGACGGTCACCCTTGGAATCAATCGTCAGGCTACCCGTATCGGCGTCGGCCGAGTGCACGTGCATGTCGTCGGTAATGTAGTAGTTGCCGCGCTCCTGGTTGTACATGACCTTGACCGCTGCATCCGGGTCGTTGGGGTCGATGTCAGGAAACGCAAAGCCGGCGAC
The nucleotide sequence above comes from Candidatus Binatota bacterium. Encoded proteins:
- a CDS encoding acyltransferase, with the protein product MSAASANQRLHWADYGRGVAILLVVNVHSAAGVQGSTLPMPEPFGTYYYVGITSFIMPMFFLLSGLFARRSLDRGLWSYTRGKLWAILYPYLLWSVVLAGARSVLGAYANQPMTLERVASIAWDPIQQLWFLYVLMFCFLLYVLLARLPTWLHLAVAMALQVAQTGFHLGILDKCLGHYIYFAVGVALAGKAASILERMPPRQALALVGLFAVACAHYMWMMVTPLRIETHPVIGVYPQWTHVALLGIFATLAVGEMLDRWKPQAWLIYIGRLSMPIYLAHLIATAGTRVVLLKFFDLQDVTLHIILGTAAGVIFPILLFRFSKRLGAERWFGFGTA
- a CDS encoding DUF1329 domain-containing protein; amino-acid sequence: MKTIKLMLAAALSVVTVMASLLPTASSANDLKPGETISRLNVERIKDLVSPGIYWTVENGMDMKIVPYQKISPPQFFLDATEKYGSQVSLEDGRYIRNWVAGFAFPDIDPNDPDAAVKVMYNQERGNYYITDDMHVHSADADTGSLTIDSKGDRHYSVERHFIADWIRMLKYEGRLVHEPMPAITDNHDEVLTKRGMYPLIEPFDLRGVGTVLFRYKDTARMDDTWLYIPMIRRVRRMSSAQRSDALFGQDIDQDSYGGFRGNVGEFDWKLLGVKPALASFHGENLPPKVCERDGGLTYCENWEVRPEVYIIEGKPLIPSYAYSKRIIYVDKEIFMVPYADMYDRGEQLWKSVLLSTRYSKKPNPNTDYEYDRERLFVYAFTVIDMQLMHGTRAAIPGMQFPEETGWYLDIGPEAPQSVSEDWWTIAGLLTGTR